From Bactrocera tryoni isolate S06 unplaced genomic scaffold, CSIRO_BtryS06_freeze2 scaffold_406, whole genome shotgun sequence, the proteins below share one genomic window:
- the LOC120781160 gene encoding inactive protein tyrosine kinase pTKL-like, which yields MHNLLQRYRKEKTAVGSIGGSPSQWPLYDKMRAVLSPYVTYNTEGLVEESFRSSTNSEPLQISVETAASSTFVAASPLSSPVCLPSPSAMPMSPTETSSLPVPSPEPSDSVNKRRNHFQCFILKKFEQIEKQLEK from the exons atgCACAATCTTTTACAGAGATATAg GAAAGAGAAGACAGCAGTCGGGTCAATTGGCGGTTCTCCCTCGCAGTGGCCACTTTATGATAAAATGAGAGCCGTACTGTCGCCGTACGTCACCTACAACACCGAGGGCTTAGTGGAGGAAAGTTTTCGAA gTTCTACTAACTCCGAACCACTCCAAATTTCGGTGGAAACGGCTGCGTCTTCTACATTTGTTGCTGCATCTCCATTGTCATCACCGGTTTGCCTACCATCACCCTCAGCGATGCCGATGTCGCCAACCGAAACTTCTTCGTTACCAGTACCGTCTCCCGAGCCGAGTGATTCTGTTAATAAAAGAAGGAATCATTTTCAGTGcttcatattgaaaaaatttgaacaaattgAAAAACAGCTCGAGAAA